A DNA window from Schistocerca americana isolate TAMUIC-IGC-003095 chromosome 4, iqSchAmer2.1, whole genome shotgun sequence contains the following coding sequences:
- the LOC124613812 gene encoding headcase protein-like, whose translation MSRCVDGLRRCNKVNPEEPPIPPDPELWQRRDEFFGCEDQAAAAPPTVPTQPQVQSRQKQDQQQSKKQEKQKRKQEQQQQQKAKEEQQQQQEEQPVVERRKSGGRAKRVRSYLKKCRRAASGGSSSSQGAEEPARTSSWYVEHYHVAEQSQEHVCEEHVCELPLDRVEVLRARDLYDDSADASDGAASAEDGELAAPDAAREVAPRDDAEVVRGERRASSGGGGRRPAEEDVLDSRNEGGTERGAAAAEEIPEDRTSAGGRCTADKSVSANLDAESAGTEDRDRCEQSAAACDGDAALPASDGEAVEWHDARSETPEPAAAPGAAAIETPIALPEVRRASC comes from the exons GTAAATCCTGAGGAGCCGCCCATCCCTCCGGACCCTGAACTCTGGCAGCGGAGGGACGAGTTTTTCGGCTGTGAGGACCAAGCTGCCGCAGCACCTCCGACGGTGCCGACACAGCCCCAGGTGCAGAGCAGGCAGAAACAGGACCAGCAACAGAGCAAGAAGCAGGAGAAGCAAAAGCGCAagcaagagcagcagcagcagcagaaagctaaggaagaacagcagcagcagcaggaagagcAGCCGGTGGTGGAGAGACGCAAGTCCGGCGGGCGAGCCAAGCGGGTGCGCAGCTACCTGAAGAAGTGCCGGCGGGCCGCCTCCGGAGGCTCGTCGTCTTCGCAGGGCGCGGAGGAGCCGGCCAGGACCTCCTCCTGGTACGTGGAGCACTACCACGTGGCGGAGCAGAGCCAGGAGCACGTGTGCGAGGAACACGTCTGCGAACTGCCACTCGACAGGGTCGAAGTGCTGCGGGCACGCGACCTCTACGATGACTCCGCCGACGCGTCCGACGGCGCCGCGTCCGCCGAAGACGGGGAGCTGGCGGCGCCCGACGCCGCCCGGGAGGTGGCGCCGCGGGACGACGCGGAGGTGGTGCGCGGCGAGCGGCGGGCGTCGTCCGGCGGCGGCGGGAGACGGCCGGCCGAGGAGG ACGTGCTGGACTCCAGGAACGAGGGCGGCACGGAACGCGGCGCGGCCGCCGCCGAGGAAATTCCCGAGGATCGGACGAGTGCAGGAGGCAGGTGCACTGCGGACAAGTCGGTGAGCGCGAATCTGGACGCAGAAAGTGCCGGAACGGAGGACCGCGACAGGTGCGAGCAGAGCGCGGCCGCGTGCGACGGCGACGCCGCGCTGCCGGCGTCGGACGGCGAGGCCGTCGAGTGGCATGACGCCCGGTCCGAGACGCCGGAGCCCGCCGCTGCCCCCGGCGCCGCCGCCATTGAGACTCCCATCGCGCTGCCCGAGGTACGCCGCGC CTcctgttga